One segment of Plasmodium vivax chromosome 14, whole genome shotgun sequence DNA contains the following:
- a CDS encoding hypothetical protein, conserved (encoded by transcript PVX_122910A): protein MRRLFFVLLSLLCFLLHYVQCDVIIVDSNDVIQGFDKETVLNLSDKVFNIFLDTKTKNADITTTYANIYNKNKVTINGTCAYVKELIRGRNLKYLDEQETLAYTKSKNTNNFTIYVYTVNGQADIIPLIYQKHPKYISYIITCQEADIFDNPEDAKQNKNIFHTSPSILSQLIVIFLIFSFLFIGFYVLMNISTPKIFEDKQLIINKEH from the exons ATGCGtagacttttttttgttcttctatCCCTCCTCTGCTTCTTGCTACATTATGTCCAGTGTGATGTTATAATTGTGGA CTCTAATGATGTTATCCAAGGCTTTGACAAGGAGACCGTTTTAAACCTGTCCGAT aaagtttttaacatatttttagaCACGAAA ACGAAGAACGCGGACATTACAACAacatatgcaaatatttacaat AAAAACAAAGTCACCATAAATGGAACCTGCGCATACGTTAAGGAGCTGATCAGGGGAAGGAATCTCAAGTATTTAG ACGAGCAGGAAACCCTGGCGTATACCAAATCGAAGAAC ACGAATAATTTTACCATATACGTGTACACAGTTAACGGGCAAGCAG ATATCATACCGCTCATCTACCAGAAGCACCCGAAATATATAAGCTACATTATAACCTGCCAGGAAGCTGACATTTTTGACAACCCAGAAGAtgcaaagcaaaataaaaatatctttcACACGAGCCCG AGCATCCTATCCCAATTGATAGTCATCTTCCtaatattttctttcctcttcatcgGATTCTACGTTTTGATGAATATTAGCACTCCGAAAATATTCGAAGATAAAcagttaataataaataaggaGCACTGA
- a CDS encoding hypothetical protein, conserved (encoded by transcript PVX_122915A), whose protein sequence is MDEGERTEGQTKEAEEVKDGAAEGCSDNGREIEKEDDGTQGASDKKEATNEQESNEISDKYIKYLECIKNNWSSSQASKLLNSKLIKYISERFLYMSSSLKVRVLTSFFYLPDKLRVENERYLLLITANGEIDGNGWVKKFSRILKPFIKTGIMDIKDIDSQTMHRILNYIDQENNSNKCRKRYIHNKKELEHIHMCDPVNELKNLENKNIIHLDEYKMFTPAKNFDCLLSSVIMRSPEAGGPSLCCCTHT, encoded by the coding sequence ATGGACGAGGGTGAAAGAACGGAGGGGCAGACAAAAGAGGCTGAGGAAGTGAAAGACGGTGCCGCAGAAGGCTGCTCTGATAATGGTCGCGAGATCGAAAAGGAGGACGATGGCACCCAGGGGGCGTCagataaaaaggaagcaacaaATGAACAAGAAAGCAATGAAATCAGTGACaagtacataaaatatttagagtgtataaaaaataactggTCATCTTCCCAAGCATCGAAATTATTAAACAGTaagttaattaaatatatatctgaGCGATTTTTATACATGTCTAGTTCGTTGAAGGTGAGGGTGTTGAccagttttttttacctgcctGATAAATTAAGGGTTGAAAACGAACGGTACTTGTTATTAATTACAGCAAATGGTGAAATCGATGGTAACGGATGGGTCAAAAAATTTAGCAGAATTTTAAAGCCATTTATCAAAACAGGCATAATGGATATCAAAGATATAGATAGCCAAACCATGCAcagaattttaaattatattgacCAAGAAAATAATAGCAACAAATGTAGGAAGCGTTACATTCACAATAAAAAGGAACTCGagcacatacacatgtgcgaTCCTGTTaatgagttaaaaaatttggaaaataaaaacattataCATTTGGATGAGTACAAAATGTTTACGCCGGCGAAAAATTTTGACTGCCTTCTTTCATCGGTAATTATGAGATCGCCCGAGGCGGGTGGGCCCTCGTTATGTTGTTGCACACACACGTAG